The region ATTGTTAGAATATAACATAAGTATTCTAAATGTTAAAACAGAAGAAATGAGCATGAACAATTAATAACTAAATATATTGCCTAGCAAACAATTCTGAACATAtgtattgtgcatccctaaataatatttttactctatattttaataataaaaaaagatgtcatAAAATTGATAGTGAAAAAAATTACAGTTCTTTGGTTTCGGGCTATGCTCctggcccggacccctcccccaggacagcacgctaAATTATGCTTACTATTCGCCTtaagattagatgtaagggtgaactcatGAAACTgagtaaacttaaaataatacagCAATGTTCAAACTTAAAATAATTCAGGAAGTTCGCATTAACTGAAACttgtttaaatgaatgaaaatggaattaaagctgtggctcagtggtagagcattgcgttggcAATGCAAAAGGTCCtgagttcgattcccagggaacacacgtcAAAAACATTtatgcctgaatgcactgtaagttgctttggataaaagtgcctgccaaatgcataaatgtaattgtaaaccAGAACTTAAGTTCAACTGAACTCTGTAAAACTTGTGAGCGGAGAAATTTTATGGGACACTGATGTATAATAAATTGTAGAAATTTATGGGACCCTGATGCAGAATAACACTTTCcacactaatatttatattatttccacactaatataaataaaaataaatcaataaataaaattatatatatatatatatatatatatatatatatatatatatatatatatatatatatatatatatatatatatatgagaaatgaATGAGAAATAGTGAGAAAAGTGAATTTGCTCACCTTGTAAATGGCAAGGGACATCATACTCAATTTCATCATGGCGTGAAGGGCTCAGGAACAGCGTTCCATCCACTAAAGGGAACTGCTCAAAGATGGGCAGGGTGTGATGGCAGAGGGCACAGTTCACCACATTGCGGTGACTCGCACTGAGTGCAGAGAGGATGAACTTCCTGAGATCCTCTCCCTGGCCGGCCTGGGCATCGTCCTCCATTCGCACATGATAGGTGTTAAGCTTGTGTCGGGGAATGTGCGTGAGCAGCTCAGAAAGATCCAGCCTCCTTAAGAACTGCACAGGGTTGTCTCCGGGAGAAAGCCGAGGGAGGCACATGTTAGCGGCTCCCTGCTCAAGTTGAGCCCCGCCACGTGCCACCCCGCCTCCAGACAGCAGATGCTTCCTGTGTCCTTCCGTATGAACCGCGTTCTTAAGAAACTCACCCAGGTGCCTTGAACACCGCGGGCCACTGAGGGACTGGGGGGAGAACGAGGAGAAGCCTGAAGGAGGGGACTGAGCGGGGGATTCGCAAGGGGAGCGGAGCCCGTGGGAAACCCCGCCGACGGCATTGGGAGTACCAGTGTGACATCTCTCCTGAGAGTTCTGCCAGTCTGCTGATTGTCTGCGAGACAGTTCCTGACTGGAGCCACGGTGTGCTAGCTTATGGCCTGCAGATGATTTCCCTTTCTTAGACTCATCGGTAGCTTCCGGACCACCTCCACCGCAAGCGCCACCTCCGGAGGCAGAAGCGCTGGGCTTCCAGCTCCCTTTTTCTGGCAACTTCTTCTTGCGCTCGTCCTGCATGCGCTTCACCTGGTACCAATCCGTGTCTTTTTTCAGGTGTCCCTGACCACAGCGGCAGGAGCAGAAGCGGAAGGCCAGATCGTAGCCCTTTTTGGTCCACATGTTCTGTCGGCACTGCTTCTCGTTCCAGCTGCGGGCCCGGCCGATGCAGTTGaactgtaccaggatgctgctctCCCACTCATAGAAGCACTGCAGGTGCATCCAATTGCCGTAAGGGCAGAGTTCACTGTTGCACACCACACGCTGGTAGTCGTCCTTCTCAAGGTCAATGGGACGGCCCAGACTGCACACTAATGGAGTGGCACATGGGGCCTCTGCCAAACACAGTCAAGATTATATTCATTTAGGTTTAATGTGATGGAGTAGCTCACCTAAAAATGACAatgctttcattatttactcaccctcatgttgttccaaatcagtatgactttctttattcggtgggaaaagaaaaagagatgttAAAATGATACACTTTCATTGTAGGTGAAAAGAAGATGCAATGAAAGTGACTTAATTGTCAATTAATTGTTAAAAGTTGTGACTTAGGCTATTATTTTGCCTAATATCTTCTCTTTTGTCCCAGGGGAAAAAAATGAGCTTggtacaacatgagggtaaggATTTATATTTCTGGATTCCTATAtggtaaaatatatgtattacaaattacaataccttatattaaacacacacaaaaaaagagtatTGTTATTTTACGTGGGGTTAAATGTTTTGTAcactaatgtaaaaaaataatgactgaattaatAAATCAACCCCAAAAAATAACATGAGAAACATTTGATTAAAGAAAACCTTCAACAAATTCACTAACGGACATCTATTCATAGATTCAAGCAGCTCCACTGGCAGAACGTTCAATGTCAGTACATTCAATACATCATTTCTATTTATGATAACTCTGTGGGTGCGAATCCCACTCAAATAGAACAAATATTACGCAACACTCCTATGAAtgaagtctgagtgtgtgtctctagagaaacagagaaagacaatTATACAATAGAGAGCTTCATTCTTTAAATCTGATTGTAAAGCGCTGCTTTTTTCTGTTTGTTCACTACCTTTCAATTCAGACTATAGAAGTATGGAGTGACAGAATTGTGTCACTGTGCTTTCTTCTGTTTTCTCAGTCAATAATCACTCTTACTGGGTTTCTCTGACAAGTTAAATTTAAAACATGGAGTGGAGTCAGGTGCTCAAAGCTTGTTTTGAACGCATTTAGGAACAGCCATGTGGCTCCGCTCCACTCATAAAAGCGGTTCCAGTCCAGATTCCAGCATATGCATCACTTAATAACCTGCAAAAAgttttctgaacttttttttcatacaatttgCCTAAAACATATTTGCTATCCGTCAATAAACAGttacaacaaataataaaataaacatcgtTCTGTAGTACTGAATATAAAAGAGCAGTGATATTCAACAGCTCTTGCTCATTATTCATAACTGCCACTCAAAGACAGATTCCACTTTCCATTACCTCAAGAGCCAAACCGATTCTATGGATTTTGAAACACTCTAACTGCACATCATTAGCGTGATATGATCTGCCATTACACAACACTGATCCCCAAATCGCATGCAACTCTATTTCAAGTGCATCTGCCCTTGAACAAGGCCTAAGCAACCACTTTGTGCAGCAAGATCAGTGAAAAGACGGAAATCTCCATGCAATGTCGTAACAATTCTGATGGTGATGACACGCGCACTAAACAAGTTGCTGCAAGCGAGGGAACATTAAAAGGAAGGTAACGCGCACGCACGTTCAGAGAAACGTAGCATTTGGTAGAACATTGACTGAAG is a window of Carassius auratus strain Wakin chromosome 45, ASM336829v1, whole genome shotgun sequence DNA encoding:
- the LOC113062830 gene encoding headcase protein homolog isoform X1; this translates as MPNQKSNKGKRNKRTNSSGDEQENGASASAVTGGTASVLTGATAGPPSDNRSESHTDLEQHEEAPCATPLVCSLGRPIDLEKDDYQRVVCNSELCPYGNWMHLQCFYEWESSILVQFNCIGRARSWNEKQCRQNMWTKKGYDLAFRFCSCRCGQGHLKKDTDWYQVKRMQDERKKKLPEKGSWKPSASASGGGACGGGGPEATDESKKGKSSAGHKLAHRGSSQELSRRQSADWQNSQERCHTGTPNAVGGVSHGLRSPCESPAQSPPSGFSSFSPQSLSGPRCSRHLGEFLKNAVHTEGHRKHLLSGGGVARGGAQLEQGAANMCLPRLSPGDNPVQFLRRLDLSELLTHIPRHKLNTYHVRMEDDAQAGQGEDLRKFILSALSASHRNVVNCALCHHTLPIFEQFPLVDGTLFLSPSRHDEIEYDVPCHLQGRLMHLYAICVDCLEGVHKIVCIKCKSRWDGSWHQLGTMYTYDILAASPCCQARLNCKHCGKPVIDVRVGMQYFSEYSNVQQCPHCGNLDYHFVKPFSSFKVLEAY
- the LOC113062830 gene encoding headcase protein homolog isoform X2; this translates as MPNQKSNKGKRNKRTNSSGDEQENGASASAVTGGTASVLTGATAGPPSDNRSEAPCATPLVCSLGRPIDLEKDDYQRVVCNSELCPYGNWMHLQCFYEWESSILVQFNCIGRARSWNEKQCRQNMWTKKGYDLAFRFCSCRCGQGHLKKDTDWYQVKRMQDERKKKLPEKGSWKPSASASGGGACGGGGPEATDESKKGKSSAGHKLAHRGSSQELSRRQSADWQNSQERCHTGTPNAVGGVSHGLRSPCESPAQSPPSGFSSFSPQSLSGPRCSRHLGEFLKNAVHTEGHRKHLLSGGGVARGGAQLEQGAANMCLPRLSPGDNPVQFLRRLDLSELLTHIPRHKLNTYHVRMEDDAQAGQGEDLRKFILSALSASHRNVVNCALCHHTLPIFEQFPLVDGTLFLSPSRHDEIEYDVPCHLQGRLMHLYAICVDCLEGVHKIVCIKCKSRWDGSWHQLGTMYTYDILAASPCCQARLNCKHCGKPVIDVRVGMQYFSEYSNVQQCPHCGNLDYHFVKPFSSFKVLEAY
- the LOC113062830 gene encoding headcase protein homolog isoform X3 → MHLQCFYEWESSILVQFNCIGRARSWNEKQCRQNMWTKKGYDLAFRFCSCRCGQGHLKKDTDWYQVKRMQDERKKKLPEKGSWKPSASASGGGACGGGGPEATDESKKGKSSAGHKLAHRGSSQELSRRQSADWQNSQERCHTGTPNAVGGVSHGLRSPCESPAQSPPSGFSSFSPQSLSGPRCSRHLGEFLKNAVHTEGHRKHLLSGGGVARGGAQLEQGAANMCLPRLSPGDNPVQFLRRLDLSELLTHIPRHKLNTYHVRMEDDAQAGQGEDLRKFILSALSASHRNVVNCALCHHTLPIFEQFPLVDGTLFLSPSRHDEIEYDVPCHLQGRLMHLYAICVDCLEGVHKIVCIKCKSRWDGSWHQLGTMYTYDILAASPCCQARLNCKHCGKPVIDVRVGMQYFSEYSNVQQCPHCGNLDYHFVKPFSSFKVLEAY